The region CAGCTGTCATCCTCCGCAATGGCTCCCATCAGCAGACGGATGGCAGCGGGCTCCTCAATTACCAGGGAACCGCTCTCCCGGTAGTTGGGATTGATTTTCTGAAGCTCTGCCAGCGCCTCTCCTTCCGGCAGTTCTCCCTGCTGTTCATAAAAATAATTCTGAACGTCAAATGTGATGCGCTCCACTTTCTCAGGCGCCAGACAGGTGCCGGGTTCAATCCCCTGCTCCTTCAGAAGCTCAATGGTACGCTCAAAGGATAGGTACACCGGCCAGTACTGGCTCACATCCTCCACCTGATAGCGCTCCATGCCGCCAAAGGCGGACCTGGTTGTCTGGCGCTGCTGCTGGAGATAGGTATTCTCCTGGTCAGTCATAAACACAAGACTGCCCACAGGCATCTCCACCAGCCGTTCCTCCACGGTCAGCTCCCTCATATCCTGCTGGTACGCCTTAAGTACGGCCTCCTGGACACGGCTGTCCTGACTCACATCCATGACCTGGTCCGCCTCCCTGTACAGAACCTGTTTTACCTGTCCTGGTTCCTGGCTTAAAATCCTGTACATGCCTTCCTTGTAAGCATCCTGTCTGTACAGGGCCTCATAGGAATCCATCACGGCAGACAGGGGCAGGGAATAGGAACGCCTCACCTCACGGCCGTTTGCCAGACGGTAGCATACTGTCATATTGGTCTCAAATTTTTCCTGTTCCGAATCCTCTTTGCTGCCCGTCTTCATGGCCAGAAAGATGGAGGTGGGACCGTCCGCCCCGCCGATAGATCTGGCTGCATTGGAATGGTAGCCGTCAATACGGGCCACTGCCTTGCGTATGCCCAGCCGCTCATCCCGTCCCTCAAGGGCGCGTTTCCTTCCCTCTTCCACCATGGACATGACAGCCTCTTTATCGGTTAGCACCATGTTTTCTTCTATATATTCATAGGGGTCTGCATATCTTCTCTGCAGCTTTCCGTCACTGCCTGTCTCAAATGTCTTATCCGAGAGCCAGCTGCTGTCCACGCCGATATCCAGGCTGGCGGACACGATTTCTTCCTTGGACGGAATATAGGAGTCATAACCGTACCAGTCATACCGGAAGCTTAAGAATGCCAGGATCCCGGCTGCAAGGCACAGTCCCAGCTGCAGTCTGTGGCAGAACATCTTCTTAAAATCAAAATGATAGATGATTTCCACGATACAGTGGGTCAGCACCACCGACACCATGGTTCCGAACAGTCCCCAGCGCAGCCTGCTCTGCAGCGACCAGAAGAACATGCCTCCGGCTAAACCGATTCCAAGCACCAGCAATATCCGGACAGGCGGCATGGATTTCTTAAATGCCATAGCCTTGCCCGCTG is a window of Enterocloster clostridioformis DNA encoding:
- a CDS encoding DUF6449 domain-containing protein — its product is MTSGSLYFKLLKEDFRRRLWAVALVFLAFFFTLPIGLALNMENAANSNYYRYNDYEPFIQDGTMTDLQYKARLLELKTEVVLNGVEYGNGMIAFLMITAAVVIGVSSFAYLHNKKKVDFYHSIPVRREALFGAQFSGGIFMVGAAYGFNLLLLTGVALSYGVPAGRILGAMAGGWALNMLYYALMYSVAVAAMMMTGNIVVGVLGTGVFFFFLPGVMMLLGWYCETFFVTTARYMWSSDQSPFTWGVRYLSPFSVYINSFGWKMNELVKHVPELICTILAFLAVATLDLELYRKRPSEAAGKAMAFKKSMPPVRILLVLGIGLAGGMFFWSLQSRLRWGLFGTMVSVVLTHCIVEIIYHFDFKKMFCHRLQLGLCLAAGILAFLSFRYDWYGYDSYIPSKEEIVSASLDIGVDSSWLSDKTFETGSDGKLQRRYADPYEYIEENMVLTDKEAVMSMVEEGRKRALEGRDERLGIRKAVARIDGYHSNAARSIGGADGPTSIFLAMKTGSKEDSEQEKFETNMTVCYRLANGREVRRSYSLPLSAVMDSYEALYRQDAYKEGMYRILSQEPGQVKQVLYREADQVMDVSQDSRVQEAVLKAYQQDMRELTVEERLVEMPVGSLVFMTDQENTYLQQQRQTTRSAFGGMERYQVEDVSQYWPVYLSFERTIELLKEQGIEPGTCLAPEKVERITFDVQNYFYEQQGELPEGEALAELQKINPNYRESGSLVIEEPAAIRLLMGAIAEDDSCRMNYLCETVEGGPYCTIRTENEAGVGGMLIKNRITPEIAELFAGIPLNNGK